The following coding sequences lie in one Thermoleophilia bacterium genomic window:
- a CDS encoding MFS transporter → MATAIRREETSGTVLLTLATGQFLMTLDISVMNVSIAQVASDLGTTVTGIQTAITLYTLVMATLMILGGKIGSLLGRRRAFALGCIIYGSGSLTTALAPNLTLLILGWSGLEGIGAALIMPAIVALVAGNFTPAERPKAYGLIAAAGAMAIAAGPLIGGFVTTYASWRYVFAGEVVIVLGILVLARRVRDVAPSQRPRLDLFGALISAGGLGATVYGLLRTSEWGWIQPRTADIGILGLSPSAWLIAIGLVLVWFFFLWERHIEQRGREPLLSPSLLTNRQLAGGLTVFLFQFLLQAGVFFLVPLFLSVVLELSALDTGVRLIPLSVTLLAAAVGVPRVLPRTSPRLIVRAGLLLLMAGIVVLMSGIDLDADAAVVAIPMVLLGTGIGALASQLGSVTVSAVPDERSAEVGGVQNTATNLGASIGTAVAGSVLIAVLTAAFIQGIQQNPQVPDEIKTKASVTLAAGVPFVSTSDLQAAMAEADVSSAISEAVLASNAQARIAGLKTALGVLAMFAVAALFVTGSIPSRPVGTEAPSSAKGP, encoded by the coding sequence ATGGCCACTGCGATCCGGCGTGAGGAAACCTCGGGAACCGTCCTCCTAACCCTGGCTACGGGACAGTTCCTCATGACCCTCGACATATCGGTCATGAACGTCTCCATAGCACAGGTGGCATCAGACCTCGGAACGACGGTCACCGGTATTCAGACCGCTATCACTCTCTACACGCTGGTGATGGCGACCCTGATGATTCTCGGCGGCAAGATCGGCAGCCTCCTCGGCAGACGACGAGCCTTCGCACTCGGGTGCATCATCTACGGCAGCGGCTCTCTTACAACTGCCCTGGCCCCGAATCTCACGCTTCTGATCTTGGGTTGGTCCGGTCTGGAAGGAATCGGCGCGGCCCTCATCATGCCCGCCATCGTGGCCCTTGTAGCCGGCAACTTCACCCCCGCGGAGCGGCCGAAGGCCTACGGCCTCATCGCTGCAGCGGGCGCGATGGCAATCGCTGCAGGCCCGCTCATCGGTGGCTTCGTGACCACGTATGCGAGTTGGCGCTACGTCTTCGCCGGCGAGGTCGTGATCGTCCTGGGCATTTTGGTGCTCGCTCGCCGCGTGCGTGATGTCGCACCGAGTCAGCGCCCACGCCTTGACCTGTTCGGAGCCCTGATCTCCGCGGGAGGCCTGGGCGCAACCGTTTATGGGCTGCTGCGAACTTCGGAATGGGGCTGGATTCAACCAAGAACCGCCGACATTGGCATCCTTGGGCTTTCGCCCAGCGCGTGGTTGATCGCCATTGGCCTCGTGCTCGTGTGGTTCTTCTTCCTGTGGGAGAGGCACATTGAGCAGCGAGGGCGTGAACCGCTACTGTCGCCCTCGCTGCTGACCAACAGACAACTCGCCGGCGGACTCACGGTCTTTCTCTTTCAGTTTCTACTTCAGGCCGGCGTCTTCTTCCTGGTGCCGCTCTTTCTGAGTGTCGTCCTTGAGCTCTCGGCCCTCGATACTGGGGTGCGCCTGATCCCCCTCTCCGTGACCCTGCTCGCGGCCGCCGTCGGAGTCCCGCGAGTCCTCCCGCGCACCTCGCCGCGCTTGATCGTACGCGCAGGGTTGCTCCTTCTCATGGCGGGCATCGTGGTACTCATGAGCGGCATCGACCTCGATGCCGACGCGGCAGTTGTCGCCATCCCGATGGTGCTCCTCGGAACGGGCATTGGCGCACTCGCCTCACAGCTCGGCAGCGTGACTGTCTCCGCCGTCCCGGACGAGCGCAGCGCCGAAGTTGGTGGAGTACAGAACACCGCCACCAACCTCGGCGCCTCAATCGGCACGGCGGTCGCCGGCTCAGTGCTCATTGCCGTCCTTACGGCGGCGTTCATTCAGGGAATCCAACAGAATCCCCAGGTGCCCGACGAGATCAAGACGAAGGCCAGCGTCACGCTGGCTGCCGGTGTCCCATTCGTCTCGACCTCCGACCTCCAAGCGGCCATGGCCGAGGCCGACGTCAGTTCAGCGATCAGCGAGGCCGTGCTTGCGTC